CGAAGTTTCGGCCAAGAACAAGCTCAACCTCGACAAGCTGCTTGAAGCGATCCTGCTGCAGGCCGAAATCCTCGACCTCAAGGCAGACCCGAACCGCACGGCGGAAGGGACTGTCATCGAGGCCGAGCTCGACCGCGGCCGCGGTGCCGTCGCCACGGTTCTGGTTCAGAAGGGTACGCTGAAGCCCGGACAGATCATCGTTGCCGGTGATCAGTGGGGCCGTGTCCGCGCGCTTGTCAACGACAAGGGTGAACACGTCAAGGAAGCCGGCCCGGCCATGCCGGTCGAGATTCTCGGCCTTTCCGGCACGCCTTCGGCCGGCGACCGTTTCGCGGTTGTCGAAAACGAAAGCCGTGCTCGCGAGATCTCCGAGTACCGCCAGCGTCTGGCCCGTGACAAGGCTGTCGCCCGTCAGACCGGTCAGCGTGGTTCGCTGGAACAGATGATGAGCCAGCTTCAGACCTCGGGAATGAAGGAATTCCCGCTCGTCATCAAGGCAGATGTGCAGGGCTCGGTCGAAGCCATTATCGCTTCGCTGGACAAGCTTGGCACCGACGAAGTGCGCGCTCGGATCGTTCATTCCGGTGCTGGTGCCATCACGGAATCGGATATCTCGCTTGCCGAGGCCTCCAACGCCGCGATCATCGGCTTCAACGTTCGCGCCAACGCACAGGCACGGACGGCGTCCGAACGCGCCGGTATCGAAATCCGCTACTACAACATCATCTACGATCTGGTGGATGACGTGAAGGCGGCGATGTCGGGCCTGCTTTCGCCGGAACGTCGCGAGACCTTCCTCGGCAATGCCGAAATCCTCGAGGTGTTCAACATCACCAAGGTCGGCAAGGTCGCGGGCTGCCGCGTCGTCGAAGGCAAGGTGGAACGTGGTGCGGGCGTGCGTCTGGTTCGCGACAACGTCGTTATCCACGAAGGCAAGCTCAAGACCCTCAAGCGCTTCAAGGACGAAGTCAACGAAGTGCCTGTTGGTCAGGAATGCGGTATGGCCTTCGAGAACTACGAAGACATCCGCGCTGGCGACACCATCGAGTGCTTCCGCGTCGAACACATCACGAGAACGCTCTAAAGCATTTCCAGGAAAAGTGGACCCCGGTTTTCCGTCCGGGAATGCGATAAAACAAAGAGTTAGAGCATTCTCGCCGTAGAACAGGACTTTACTGTCGGGCGCCGGCTTACCGGCGCTCGCTCCGTTTGAGGCATAATCAATGGCAAAAGCAACATCATCGGCCCCTTCGCAACGCATGCTGCGCGTCGGCGAACAGGTGCGCGCCGCCCTGACCCAGATTCTCCAGCGCGGCGAAGTCCGCGACGATCTGATCGAAAGCACCGTCATTTCCATTTCGGAAGTGCGCATGTCTCCCGATCTCAAGATCGCGACTGCCTACGTAACGCCGCTGGGCGTTGCCGATCACACCGACATCATCACGGCACTCAACCGCCACGCCAAGTTCATGCGCGGCCGCCTCGGCCCGCAGCTTCGGCAGATGAAATACATGCCGGAACTGCGTTTCCGCGACGATACGAGTTTCGACAACTACCAGAAGATCGACGCGCTTCTGCGCTCGCCCGAAGTGCAGCGCGATCTTGGACCTTCAAACGAAAAAGACGACGAA
This genomic interval from Agrobacterium tumefaciens contains the following:
- the rbfA gene encoding 30S ribosome-binding factor RbfA, translated to MAKATSSAPSQRMLRVGEQVRAALTQILQRGEVRDDLIESTVISISEVRMSPDLKIATAYVTPLGVADHTDIITALNRHAKFMRGRLGPQLRQMKYMPELRFRDDTSFDNYQKIDALLRSPEVQRDLGPSNEKDDEQN